The proteins below are encoded in one region of Podarcis raffonei isolate rPodRaf1 chromosome 6, rPodRaf1.pri, whole genome shotgun sequence:
- the MCOLN2 gene encoding mucolipin-2 isoform X2 codes for MMTQLDMDFKEEQSLKEDLKFYFMNPCDKYRARRQIPWKLGLQILKIVLVTTQLVLFGLSNQLVVSFKEENTMAFKHLFLRNYPGIDEDDYSCSVYTQQDAYDSIHFVVDQYRQLKNISLGTLGYEQDEDDLRGLKICKEEYKKGTVLSSNDTLHIDSTVEEECIVVKPHDETGHFKNSSFFNFEFYRLIQVIISFKLKGIDLQTIHSRELPDCYEFENTITFNNKAHSGKMKIFFDTDADIEECKDWNITGSIQKNTQYLLVFDGAVIVICIASLILCTRSIILALKLQKRFVNFFLERYNRHVCNADRLEFLNGWYVLVIISDVMTIIGSIMKMEIKAKNLTSYDVCSILLGTSTLFVWVGVIRYLGYFQTYNVLILTMQASLPKVLRFCCCAGMIYLGYTFCGWIVLGPYHDKFEDLNTVAECLFSLVNGDDMFATFAQIQQKSTLVWLFSRLYLFSFISLFIYMILSLFIALITDAYDTIKKYQLIGFPDTDLQEFLKECNSEEYSTEPRTFRSFCCCKRRKSDDNLILIN; via the exons ATGATGACGCAGCTGGATATGGATTTTAAAGAAGAACAGTCCCTAAAAGAGGATTTAAAGTTCTACTTCATGAATCCGTGTGATAAATATCGAGCTAGACGTCAGATACCATGGAAACTGGGACTTCAGATTTTGAAGATAGTTTTGGTTACTACCCAG CTCGTCCTTTTTGGTCTGAGTAACCAGTTGGTGGTTTCTTTCAAAGAGGAGAACACTATGGCTTTCAAGCACCTATTTCTGAGAAACTACCCTGGCATTGATGAGGATGACTACAGCTGCAGTGTGTACACACAGCAAGATGCTTACGATAGCATACATTTTGTGGTTGATCAG TACCGGCAACTGAAGAATATATCCCTGGGTACACTTGGTTATGAGCAAGATGAAGATGACTTGCGAGGCTTAAAGATTTGTAAAGAAGAGTATAAGAAAGGCACAGTACTTTCCTCCAATGATACACTGCACATAGACAGCACGGTTGAAGAAG AATGCATTGTTGTGAAACCACACGACGAAACGGGCCACTTTAAGAATTCGTCTTTTTTCAACTTTGAGTTTTATAG GCTGATACAGGTGATAATTTCATTCAAACTGAAAGGCATTGATCTACAAACCATCCATTCTCGTGAACTGCCTGACTGCTATGAGTTTGAAAATACT ATTACTTTTAACAATAAAGCCCACAGTggtaaaatgaaaatattttttgatACGGATGCTGATATTGAAGAATGTAAAGACTGGAACATAACTGGCTCTA TTCAGAAAAACACACAGTATCTTTTGGTTTTTGATGGGGCTGTCATTGTCATCTGCATCGCTTCCCTTATCCTCTGCACACGATCCATCATTCTTGCTCTGAAACTGCAAAAA AGATTTGTGAATTTCTTCCTGGAGCGATATAATCGCCACGTGTGCAATGCAGACCGCCTGGAGTTCTTAAACGGGTGGTACGTCCTGGTGATTATCAGTGATGTGATGACTATCATAGGCTCCATCatgaaaatggaaataaaagccAAG aATCTTACAAGCTATGATGTCTGCAGTATTTTGCTTGGCACGTCTACTTTATTCGTTTGGGTTGGAGTCATTCGGTACTTAGGCTACTTCCAGACCTATAAT GTGCTCATTTTAACAATGCAAGCATCGTTGCCCAAAGTGCTAAGGTTCTGTTGCTGTGCTGGGATGATATACCTGGGATATACTTTTTGTGGCTGGATCGTTTTAGGACCATACCATGACAAG TTTGAAGATCTGAACACGGTAGCTGAGTGTCTGTTTTCTTTGGTCAACGGCGATGACATGTTCGCGACATTTGCTCAAATCCAGCAGAAGAGTACTTTAGTGTGGCTCTTCAGCCGACTCTACTTGTTTTCCTTCATTAGCCTCTTCATCTATATGATCCTCAGCCTTTTCATTGCCCTTATTACGGATGCATATGATACAATAAAG AAATACCAACTGATTGGTTTCCCAGACACAGACCTACAAGAATTCCTAAAAGAATGTAACAGTGAAGAATACAGCACAGAGCCACGAACGTTCAGGAGTTTCTGCTGCTGCAAGAG ACGGAAGAGCGATGACAACTTGATACTTATTAACTGA
- the MCOLN2 gene encoding mucolipin-2 isoform X1, with protein MSPARLTEYVAAGRAAGGGAQPPSPRGGMALGYLPTGVTRSMMTQLDMDFKEEQSLKEDLKFYFMNPCDKYRARRQIPWKLGLQILKIVLVTTQLVLFGLSNQLVVSFKEENTMAFKHLFLRNYPGIDEDDYSCSVYTQQDAYDSIHFVVDQYRQLKNISLGTLGYEQDEDDLRGLKICKEEYKKGTVLSSNDTLHIDSTVEEECIVVKPHDETGHFKNSSFFNFEFYRLIQVIISFKLKGIDLQTIHSRELPDCYEFENTITFNNKAHSGKMKIFFDTDADIEECKDWNITGSIQKNTQYLLVFDGAVIVICIASLILCTRSIILALKLQKRFVNFFLERYNRHVCNADRLEFLNGWYVLVIISDVMTIIGSIMKMEIKAKNLTSYDVCSILLGTSTLFVWVGVIRYLGYFQTYNVLILTMQASLPKVLRFCCCAGMIYLGYTFCGWIVLGPYHDKFEDLNTVAECLFSLVNGDDMFATFAQIQQKSTLVWLFSRLYLFSFISLFIYMILSLFIALITDAYDTIKKYQLIGFPDTDLQEFLKECNSEEYSTEPRTFRSFCCCKRRKSDDNLILIN; from the exons ATGAGTCCCGCGCGGCTTACTGAGTACGTCGCCGCGGGCAGAGCCGCAGGAGGAGGCGCCCAGCCCCCGTCTCCGCGCGGCGGTATGGCGCTGGGCTACCTGCCCACGGGGGTGACCAG AAGTATGATGACGCAGCTGGATATGGATTTTAAAGAAGAACAGTCCCTAAAAGAGGATTTAAAGTTCTACTTCATGAATCCGTGTGATAAATATCGAGCTAGACGTCAGATACCATGGAAACTGGGACTTCAGATTTTGAAGATAGTTTTGGTTACTACCCAG CTCGTCCTTTTTGGTCTGAGTAACCAGTTGGTGGTTTCTTTCAAAGAGGAGAACACTATGGCTTTCAAGCACCTATTTCTGAGAAACTACCCTGGCATTGATGAGGATGACTACAGCTGCAGTGTGTACACACAGCAAGATGCTTACGATAGCATACATTTTGTGGTTGATCAG TACCGGCAACTGAAGAATATATCCCTGGGTACACTTGGTTATGAGCAAGATGAAGATGACTTGCGAGGCTTAAAGATTTGTAAAGAAGAGTATAAGAAAGGCACAGTACTTTCCTCCAATGATACACTGCACATAGACAGCACGGTTGAAGAAG AATGCATTGTTGTGAAACCACACGACGAAACGGGCCACTTTAAGAATTCGTCTTTTTTCAACTTTGAGTTTTATAG GCTGATACAGGTGATAATTTCATTCAAACTGAAAGGCATTGATCTACAAACCATCCATTCTCGTGAACTGCCTGACTGCTATGAGTTTGAAAATACT ATTACTTTTAACAATAAAGCCCACAGTggtaaaatgaaaatattttttgatACGGATGCTGATATTGAAGAATGTAAAGACTGGAACATAACTGGCTCTA TTCAGAAAAACACACAGTATCTTTTGGTTTTTGATGGGGCTGTCATTGTCATCTGCATCGCTTCCCTTATCCTCTGCACACGATCCATCATTCTTGCTCTGAAACTGCAAAAA AGATTTGTGAATTTCTTCCTGGAGCGATATAATCGCCACGTGTGCAATGCAGACCGCCTGGAGTTCTTAAACGGGTGGTACGTCCTGGTGATTATCAGTGATGTGATGACTATCATAGGCTCCATCatgaaaatggaaataaaagccAAG aATCTTACAAGCTATGATGTCTGCAGTATTTTGCTTGGCACGTCTACTTTATTCGTTTGGGTTGGAGTCATTCGGTACTTAGGCTACTTCCAGACCTATAAT GTGCTCATTTTAACAATGCAAGCATCGTTGCCCAAAGTGCTAAGGTTCTGTTGCTGTGCTGGGATGATATACCTGGGATATACTTTTTGTGGCTGGATCGTTTTAGGACCATACCATGACAAG TTTGAAGATCTGAACACGGTAGCTGAGTGTCTGTTTTCTTTGGTCAACGGCGATGACATGTTCGCGACATTTGCTCAAATCCAGCAGAAGAGTACTTTAGTGTGGCTCTTCAGCCGACTCTACTTGTTTTCCTTCATTAGCCTCTTCATCTATATGATCCTCAGCCTTTTCATTGCCCTTATTACGGATGCATATGATACAATAAAG AAATACCAACTGATTGGTTTCCCAGACACAGACCTACAAGAATTCCTAAAAGAATGTAACAGTGAAGAATACAGCACAGAGCCACGAACGTTCAGGAGTTTCTGCTGCTGCAAGAG ACGGAAGAGCGATGACAACTTGATACTTATTAACTGA